One genomic window of Quercus lobata isolate SW786 unplaced genomic scaffold, ValleyOak3.0 Primary Assembly Scq3eQI_55, whole genome shotgun sequence includes the following:
- the LOC115973141 gene encoding uncharacterized protein LOC115973141, whose product MGFTITQGLMLVLLIASTMAVSIARPFENSINTPTPKKFIVGDSYHWNYGFNYIEWATKNGPFFLNDTLVFKYDPPTPKTFPHSVYLLPNHESFIKCDLKNAKMQGNTKQGAGNGFEFVLKVSQPHYFACGEHDGIHCLNGTMKFFVTPMDPSHH is encoded by the exons ATGGGTTTCACAATTACGCAAGGACTCATGCTAGTGCTGTTGATTGCTTCCACAATGGCAGTTAGCATAGCCAGGCCATTTGAGAATTCCATTAATACACCAACTCCCAAGAAGTTCATCGTGGGTGACTCGTACCACTGGAATTATGGCTTTAACTACATCGAATGGGCAACCAAAAATGGCCCTTTCTTCTTAAATGACACTCTAG TTTTCAAATATGATCCACCAACTCCAAAAACATTTCCTCACAGTGTTTACTTGCTACCAAACCACGAGAGCTTCATTAAATGTGACCTGAAAAATGCCAAGATGCAGGGAAATACAAAACAAGGAGCTGGGAACGGCTTTGAGTTTGTGCTGAAAGTGTCACAGCCTCACTACTTTGCTTGCGGTGAGCATGATGGCATTCATTGCCTGAATGGAACAATGAAGTTTTTTGTGACGCCAATGGACCCAAGCCATCACTAA